One genomic window of Candidatus Omnitrophota bacterium includes the following:
- a CDS encoding autotransporter-associated beta strand repeat-containing protein — translation MRGGENAMKTNLRRIVMTKKWPIICLSLILFSLIISPVALFADPQDASNNLPSGEKVVSGNVTVDRSIANTLNVNIASQNAIVEWTSFSIASGYTTNFNFNIAQPSLGSILNNVTGPNMSVINGAMNSNGNVLLVNSNGIVFGESSRVNCASMIASTLKIDYDNFLNPVNGQYKFYKDGGNGFIINAGRIAAQPGGYIVLLSQAIDNSGTITVSSIDAKVGRIVLASGERMTVAMDDRSLISVAIEDGVKSAIFGPDGAQMKSAIKNSGSLLADGGRITLTAKSMNKVFDYAINNTGIIQANSVVKNNGIIEFVVEGAPIVNTGRIEAGKVTINAVNTDLFNFGEIISQNVAELPDKGSIYINAVNMLQDGLISSNGVVAIDIDNMNTTQVIIYDPSSLAQDPNAASLPTAVIQGNEVRITFRKLGSTDQPIQIKAPTTYIYRKEGDIDISDSLGLGTSILMRGPPESNFSIIYSKDTNLTLDAAHVTVVGTTPTHFYGNITFSDFICTVPDKEIYFEAGKTYTILGSLEIQGSYAKPVRLISSVWGSPWYIDSKSSQDIYYAWVQDSYNINPQEIIAILSTSHGGCYNWDPTVTWSGLSGANSNWSTGANWVGGSAPGVNDYLQFPDGAARMSNNNDFAAGTGFASIQFTGTSGGYTLNGNRITLGTGGITSSNTSGTNTINLEISMAADRTVTVATGGTLTISDIISGAGGITKDGSGILILTKANTYTGITNVNIGILNIQHKNALGSTAAGTVVSSGAALEIQGGITGVAEPITLNGSGISSSGALKSISGTNSITGAITLESATRINSNANTLTISGGIVGSGYALTVGGAGNVTFTAAAIAGAGTTVTKDGAGTLTYSAANTYTGLTTINAGTLAYGAGVDAIVGDVTVSGGTLDIAGRSDTVGAVTLTSGTITGTTGVLTGTSYTLESGTVNAILGGAGVALTKNTAGTVILTKTNTYTGATTISAGTLQYGANNVLSNSTAVTINGGATLDLNNFLGTVGSVAGFGNITLGSGTLTTGADDTSTTFSGVISGSGDLTKSGTGTLTLSGANTYTGVTTISAGTLSINTLANVSGGASSLGAPTTSLNGTIALGATGILQYTGSGHSSDRVINLTADGGTIDASGSGTLTLTGGVTGNKFNLVLTGNGAGVESGVIKTTSGTLTKNGIGTWTLSGANTYTGATTVNAGTLKAGVASVANTSGAFGKNSAVTMADVASAILDITGFNTQIGSITGGGAAGGNVTLGAATLTVGGDNTSPAAYAGVISGAGAITKIGTGTFTLSGANTYTGKTSIQNGILSATSINSVGGAASSLGMPTTVSNGTIDLGATNTTGQLTYTGGAATSDRVINLAGTTGDGVIDQSGTGLLKFTSDFTATGAGDKTLTLQGSTTGTGEIAGKIVNYDGTRITSVIKTGTGTWTLSGANTYTGLTTVSAGTLAYGANNVISTGDVTVSSGATLDLAGYSDSFGALTVTGSSVTTSGGNLTLTSTLKMTGGSISTGSGTLTLGGNVTGNASATSSTISGKLDLGAATRVFTIANGAAADDMLISAVIRSASGAFGINKAGLGTLTLSGANTYIGATTLNAGKLNINNSTALGTGTFDISGGDIDNTSGGPITLTNNNLQTWSSNFTFTGTNNLNLGTGGVTINATRTVTVDAGNLTVGGVITGGAGDGLTKDGSGTLILSGVNTYTGITKISMGTLSVATIGDGGVAGNLGQATNAAANLVLGGGTLQYTGATASTNRNFTLTTGTTSTIDITTAGTDLTISGASTNTTGALTKVGSGTLTLSGTNLYTGTTTVNAGTITCGVNNAFSSSTVMVSSGATLDIVGYNFSAGGTSFTNNGLVKLQGLSTQSVPNIAGSVEYTGTGTALKAGNSYTNLTFSGTVEYTGTGTALKAGNSYTNLTFSGTGTYTLASNLSVSSSVIVGVNDILDLVSYNLTGGASVTNNGLVKLQGLSTQSVPNIAGSVEYTGTGTALKAGNSYTNLTFSGTDRHIHIR, via the coding sequence ATGAGAGGCGGTGAGAACGCCATGAAAACTAACCTCAGAAGGATTGTGATGACGAAGAAATGGCCAATAATCTGCTTATCATTGATATTATTCTCATTAATAATATCTCCCGTTGCTTTATTTGCCGACCCGCAAGATGCTTCTAACAATTTACCTTCAGGAGAGAAAGTAGTTTCAGGTAATGTCACCGTAGATCGCTCGATCGCGAACACCCTTAATGTAAATATAGCCTCCCAGAATGCCATCGTAGAATGGACCAGCTTCTCAATAGCTTCCGGTTACACGACGAACTTTAATTTCAATATCGCCCAGCCATCCTTAGGCAGTATCTTAAATAACGTTACCGGCCCTAACATGTCCGTTATTAACGGCGCCATGAATTCGAACGGCAACGTGCTTCTTGTCAACTCTAACGGAATAGTATTCGGCGAAAGCTCGCGTGTTAATTGCGCCTCCATGATAGCATCGACCTTGAAGATCGATTACGATAATTTCCTGAACCCCGTTAACGGCCAGTATAAATTCTATAAAGACGGCGGTAACGGGTTCATTATTAACGCCGGCCGCATCGCGGCCCAGCCTGGTGGATATATAGTGCTTCTCTCACAGGCCATCGATAACAGCGGGACCATCACGGTGAGCAGTATCGACGCGAAGGTTGGAAGAATAGTTCTCGCTTCAGGAGAACGGATGACAGTCGCGATGGATGACAGGAGCCTGATATCGGTGGCCATAGAAGATGGCGTGAAGAGCGCTATATTCGGGCCTGATGGCGCTCAGATGAAGTCCGCCATTAAGAATAGCGGCTCGCTCTTAGCGGACGGCGGCAGGATCACCCTTACGGCAAAGAGCATGAATAAGGTATTCGATTACGCTATCAATAATACGGGAATTATCCAGGCTAACAGCGTAGTCAAGAATAACGGAATTATCGAGTTTGTAGTAGAAGGCGCTCCGATCGTCAATACAGGCAGGATAGAGGCAGGCAAGGTCACCATTAATGCCGTTAATACCGATCTATTCAATTTTGGCGAGATAATATCCCAGAATGTGGCTGAACTGCCGGATAAGGGCAGTATCTATATAAACGCTGTAAATATGCTGCAGGATGGCCTGATTTCATCCAATGGAGTCGTGGCCATCGATATTGACAATATGAACACCACCCAGGTGATTATATATGATCCGTCCAGCCTGGCTCAAGATCCTAACGCCGCTTCTCTACCGACCGCGGTTATCCAGGGTAATGAGGTAAGGATAACCTTTAGGAAGCTAGGCTCCACGGATCAGCCTATACAGATTAAAGCGCCCACGACCTATATATATAGGAAGGAAGGCGATATCGATATTTCAGATAGCTTAGGTTTAGGCACGAGCATATTGATGCGCGGCCCGCCTGAGAGCAACTTCTCGATTATCTACTCTAAAGATACAAATCTCACCTTAGATGCGGCCCATGTAACAGTTGTGGGGACCACTCCAACTCATTTCTACGGAAATATTACATTCAGCGATTTCATCTGTACAGTTCCCGACAAAGAGATATATTTTGAGGCGGGGAAGACGTATACCATCTTAGGGTCTCTTGAAATACAGGGATCCTACGCTAAGCCCGTAAGGCTTATCTCCTCTGTATGGGGTAGCCCTTGGTATATCGACTCTAAAAGCTCCCAGGATATCTACTATGCCTGGGTGCAGGACTCCTATAATATTAACCCCCAGGAGATAATAGCCATCCTTTCCACTAGCCACGGCGGCTGTTATAACTGGGATCCTACGGTTACATGGTCAGGACTGTCTGGAGCTAACAGCAACTGGAGCACTGGGGCGAACTGGGTAGGCGGATCAGCCCCCGGCGTGAATGATTACCTCCAATTCCCAGATGGGGCTGCGCGTATGTCAAATAATAATGATTTTGCTGCGGGTACAGGCTTTGCTTCTATCCAATTTACAGGGACAAGCGGCGGTTATACTTTAAATGGTAATCGAATTACTTTGGGTACAGGCGGTATAACTTCCAGCAATACTTCAGGAACGAATACGATAAATTTGGAAATCTCAATGGCCGCGGACCGGACAGTTACGGTTGCTACAGGAGGCACCTTGACCATTAGCGATATTATAAGTGGTGCTGGTGGTATCACCAAAGACGGTTCTGGCATCCTTATTCTTACAAAAGCCAACACCTATACTGGCATCACAAATGTCAATATCGGAATATTAAATATCCAGCATAAAAATGCTCTTGGCTCTACTGCCGCAGGTACTGTAGTGTCAAGCGGTGCTGCCCTTGAGATTCAAGGAGGCATTACGGGGGTCGCTGAACCTATTACCTTGAACGGAAGCGGCATCTCAAGCAGTGGTGCTTTAAAGAGTATAAGCGGCACCAATTCCATAACTGGAGCTATTACCTTAGAAAGCGCTACACGTATAAATTCAAATGCGAACACACTTACTATTTCCGGAGGAATTGTAGGTAGCGGTTATGCCCTGACCGTGGGAGGCGCTGGCAATGTTACATTTACCGCCGCTGCTATTGCAGGTGCGGGTACCACTGTTACTAAAGATGGTGCAGGCACGCTCACATATAGTGCCGCCAATACTTATACTGGTTTAACCACGATCAATGCAGGTACGCTAGCCTATGGAGCAGGAGTCGATGCTATTGTGGGTGATGTAACCGTGTCAGGCGGTACGTTAGATATAGCTGGCCGCTCAGATACAGTGGGAGCAGTTACTCTTACGAGTGGAACTATCACAGGTACAACAGGAGTTCTAACTGGCACTTCGTATACGCTCGAGAGCGGAACAGTCAATGCTATCTTGGGCGGTGCGGGTGTAGCCTTAACAAAAAACACAGCGGGTACCGTGATCCTTACAAAAACCAATACCTATACCGGCGCCACTACGATAAGTGCAGGGACACTGCAATACGGCGCTAATAATGTGCTCTCTAATAGCACCGCCGTAACAATCAATGGCGGCGCAACGCTTGATCTCAATAATTTTCTTGGTACCGTTGGTTCCGTTGCCGGCTTCGGAAATATCACACTGGGTTCAGGCACTCTGACTACAGGTGCCGATGACACTTCCACCACGTTTTCAGGAGTTATCTCGGGTTCTGGCGATCTTACCAAGTCAGGCACAGGCACCCTTACCTTAAGCGGCGCTAATACATATACAGGTGTAACGACAATCAGCGCGGGCACATTAAGCATTAATACCCTCGCGAACGTAAGTGGTGGTGCCAGTTCTTTAGGCGCTCCGACAACATCCCTAAATGGAACAATTGCCCTCGGCGCAACGGGAATATTACAATATACTGGCTCTGGTCATTCTTCGGATCGTGTTATCAATTTGACAGCAGATGGCGGAACAATTGATGCCTCCGGTAGTGGTACATTGACTTTAACCGGCGGCGTTACTGGAAATAAATTCAATCTAGTGCTGACTGGAAATGGAGCTGGCGTTGAAAGCGGAGTGATTAAAACCACATCAGGTACCTTAACCAAAAATGGAATCGGCACCTGGACGCTCTCAGGCGCCAACACCTACACAGGAGCCACTACAGTAAACGCCGGAACGCTAAAAGCGGGCGTGGCCTCAGTGGCGAATACTAGCGGTGCGTTCGGCAAAAACTCGGCTGTGACGATGGCGGATGTTGCGTCCGCAATTTTGGACATCACGGGCTTCAATACGCAGATTGGTTCTATCACTGGCGGTGGCGCGGCAGGCGGCAATGTGACGCTTGGTGCCGCGACCCTAACGGTTGGCGGCGACAATACCAGCCCGGCGGCATATGCCGGCGTGATCTCCGGCGCGGGTGCCATAACCAAGATCGGCACAGGCACTTTCACTTTAAGCGGCGCCAACACCTACACAGGCAAGACCTCGATCCAAAACGGTATTCTTAGCGCGACGTCAATCAATAGCGTTGGCGGCGCAGCCAGCAGCTTGGGTATGCCGACCACCGTCTCAAATGGTACAATTGATTTGGGCGCGACCAACACAACAGGACAATTAACCTACACAGGCGGCGCGGCTACATCAGATCGTGTCATAAATTTGGCTGGCACCACAGGTGACGGTGTTATCGATCAATCAGGTACAGGCTTGTTGAAGTTCACCAGTGATTTTACAGCCACGGGTGCCGGTGACAAGACGCTTACGCTGCAAGGCTCCACGACAGGTACCGGAGAAATCGCCGGCAAGATCGTAAATTACGATGGTACCCGCATTACATCGGTTATCAAGACCGGTACCGGCACCTGGACGCTTTCAGGTGCCAACACCTATACTGGTTTGACTACAGTAAGCGCCGGTACATTAGCTTATGGAGCAAATAACGTGATCTCTACAGGAGACGTAACCGTAAGTAGCGGAGCGACATTGGATCTTGCCGGCTATTCTGACAGCTTCGGTGCGCTCACTGTGACCGGTAGTAGCGTCACTACTAGCGGTGGCAACCTTACCTTGACTTCAACCCTGAAGATGACCGGTGGCAGTATCAGCACAGGCTCAGGCACCCTTACATTAGGCGGTAATGTCACCGGCAATGCTAGCGCTACGAGCTCCACTATCAGTGGTAAATTAGACCTTGGTGCGGCCACTCGCGTTTTCACCATCGCTAACGGAGCGGCTGCCGATGATATGTTAATCTCCGCGGTGATTAGAAGCGCATCCGGCGCATTCGGAATTAACAAGGCCGGCTTAGGCACCCTTACCTTAAGCGGCGCCAACACCTATATCGGCGCCACGACTCTAAATGCAGGCAAGCTTAACATCAACAATTCTACGGCACTCGGCACAGGTACTTTTGATATCTCAGGCGGAGACATAGACAATACCAGCGGCGGCCCTATCACCCTTACAAATAACAATCTTCAAACATGGAGCAGTAACTTCACCTTCACCGGCACTAATAACTTGAACCTAGGCACAGGAGGAGTGACTATAAACGCTACCCGTACAGTGACTGTAGATGCTGGCAATCTCACTGTCGGCGGTGTTATAACCGGAGGCGCAGGTGATGGTCTCACCAAAGATGGCTCCGGCACCCTTATCTTAAGTGGTGTTAATACCTATACAGGTATAACGAAAATCAGCATGGGAACGTTGAGCGTAGCGACCATTGGAGACGGAGGCGTAGCGGGCAACCTTGGTCAAGCTACTAATGCCGCGGCCAACTTGGTGCTGGGCGGCGGTACTTTGCAGTATACTGGTGCAACAGCATCGACTAATCGGAACTTCACCTTAACGACAGGCACCACTTCCACCATCGATATCACAACCGCCGGGACTGATCTTACGATCTCGGGAGCTAGCACTAACACGACGGGCGCTCTCACTAAGGTAGGATCCGGCACCCTGACACTGTCGGGGACCAACCTATATACCGGCACCACTACGGTGAATGCTGGCACCATAACTTGCGGTGTTAATAATGCTTTCTCTTCATCCACTGTTATGGTATCTTCAGGAGCAACACTCGACATAGTTGGCTATAATTTTTCCGCCGGTGGAACTAGTTTCACGAATAACGGTCTCGTAAAATTACAAGGTCTCTCCACACAGTCAGTGCCTAATATAGCAGGCAGTGTAGAATATACGGGCACAGGCACAGCGCTGAAGGCCGGCAACTCTTACACGAACCTCACGTTCTCCGGCACAGTAGAATATACGGGCACAGGCACAGCGCTGAAGGCCGGCAACTCTTACACGAACCTCACGTTCTCCGGCACAGGCACATACACCCTCGCCAGCAACCTGTCAGTATCAAGTTCGGTCATAGTCGGGGTAAATGACATATTGGACCTGGTAAGCTATAACTTAACAGGTGGTGCAAGCGTCACGAATAACGGTCTCGTAAAATTACAAGGTCTCTCCACACAGTCAGTGCCTAATATAGCAGGCAGTGTAGAATATACGGGCACAGGCACAGCGCTGAAGGCCGGCAACTCTTACACGAACCTCACGTTCTCCGGCACAGACAGGCACATACACATTAGATAG
- a CDS encoding PDDEXK nuclease domain-containing protein, with amino-acid sequence MSKISKQSTEALYKRVALILNEARSRVLQTVNSTMVRAYWEIGRLIVEHEQKGKTRAGYGDFLIKGLSERLTVDFGKGFTPRNLWYMKNFYLAFPKVNALRSLLGWTHYRLLLKVENIEARGFYEVESIKSRWSSRELDRQINSLLFERLALSKDKKQILRMAREGQAVSDPRDLIKDPYVLEFLNIKENTSLLEKDLESNLINKLHKFLLELGRGFAFIARQKRITVDGDHFYIDLVFYNYLLKCFVLIDLKIGKLTHGDIGQMDFYMRYFEGEEKKQGDNPTIGLILCSNKNNTMVKYTLLSGSKQMFASKYKLYLPSKQELKSELQDGTHTNNKYHGNMDNY; translated from the coding sequence ATGAGTAAAATATCAAAACAATCTACGGAAGCTTTGTATAAGCGGGTCGCCTTAATATTAAATGAGGCGCGAAGCCGTGTTTTACAAACAGTCAATTCAACTATGGTGCGAGCTTACTGGGAGATCGGCCGCTTGATCGTTGAGCACGAACAGAAAGGCAAAACTCGAGCCGGCTATGGCGATTTTCTTATAAAGGGATTATCCGAAAGGTTGACCGTAGATTTCGGGAAAGGGTTTACCCCTAGAAATTTGTGGTATATGAAGAATTTTTATCTCGCTTTTCCAAAAGTGAACGCGCTGCGTTCACTTTTGGGTTGGACTCATTATCGCTTGCTTCTTAAGGTTGAAAATATAGAGGCCCGCGGATTTTATGAGGTTGAATCCATTAAGAGCCGGTGGAGTTCCCGTGAGCTGGATCGGCAGATAAATTCTCTATTATTTGAACGACTGGCTTTAAGTAAAGACAAGAAACAGATCTTAAGGATGGCCAGGGAGGGGCAGGCTGTTTCAGACCCTAGAGACCTTATTAAAGATCCATATGTTCTGGAATTTCTTAATATCAAAGAGAATACGTCTCTTTTGGAGAAGGACCTTGAAAGCAATCTTATCAATAAGCTTCATAAATTTCTTCTTGAGCTTGGCCGGGGGTTTGCTTTTATAGCGAGACAGAAGCGTATCACTGTTGATGGAGACCATTTCTATATTGACCTTGTATTTTACAACTATTTACTGAAATGCTTTGTTTTGATCGATCTCAAAATAGGTAAGCTTACTCACGGTGACATCGGGCAGATGGACTTTTATATGCGGTATTTCGAGGGAGAGGAAAAGAAACAGGGAGACAACCCTACGATAGGCCTGATCCTGTGTTCTAATAAGAACAATACCATGGTCAAATATACCCTTCTTTCCGGAAGCAAACAGATGTTCGCATCGAAATATAAACTATACTTACCTTCCAAGCAAGAGCTTAAAAGCGAGCTGCAGGATGGCACTCATACCAACAACAAATACCACGGCAATATGGATAACTATTAA